The genome window TGAAGAACACGGGCAGCAAAGGCGCCGTGGCGTTCAACTCGTCCAGCGTCATCCGCATGAAGAGCTCCTCCTCCGTGGGCGGAGGCGGCGGAGGAGGCTCCGGCGGCGGATTGCCGCCGCAGGCCGCAACCCCGAACGCCATGACCACGGTCACGACAACAGCCAGAACATATCGCCACGCTGATTTCATAATGCGGATCTCCACATTCTGCCGGTTCTCAGCCCGGGCGGATCGTCGGGACAACCTCCTCGAACCCATCCATTGCTAGTGGCCGAGCTTACATAGCCGGCCAAACCGTGTCAATGGAAAGGCTTAGCCTGCTCATCATCGTCCTGCGGCCGTTCATCGGCCGCGCCGCCCCCGCCGCACGCTCAAGCGGGACCGGAACGACCGCCTTGACGACGAGATTGGACCCGCATTCCAGGCAACCGATCTCGTCGTCCCGGTCGAACGTCGAACTCGTCGACGTCGACATCCGCATCGCATGCGGGGCAGCAGGACATGAATGATATCGGGGCCGCATTATAGCGAGAAGCGGTTGAGCGCCGCAACGCGGCGATGCCGGCGCACACACTGTCCGCGGGCCGGCAGCGACCGATAGATCCACCAATGGCTGCATCCGCCACGGCATCCAAGACCGTAGTGGTCGCCGACGAGACCCCCGACGTCCGGAACCGGTTCGCGGCGGCGCTCGCGGACGCGGGGCATACGGCGATCGGGGTCGGAACCGCGCCGGAGCTACTCGCGTGCCTGCAGGCCCGGTCGGACGCCGTCGATCTGGTGGTGCTGAACCTGCGGCTCGTGCCGCCCCCGCCGGTGGACCTGATTCGCGCGGTCCGCGAGTGCGGCGCCTGCCGGTTTCCCATCCTGATCTTCAGCGGCTCCATCACGAACGCGCAGGAAATCCGGCAACTCGCGGGACTGGGCGTGGCCGGCTACGTCAACGAGCACAGCGGCCCCGGCCACATCGTGCCGTCTCTGGCGCCCCACCTGTTCCCGGACAGCTTCAACCGGCGGCTCGGCCGCCGTGTCGCGCTCGGCATTCCCGTCGCCTGCCGGTTCGACGGCACCGTCACCGCGGCCCGCACCCTGGACCTCGGCAAGGGGGGGCTCGGCGTGTGGACCACGAATCCGCTTCCCTCCGGCTCGCCGGTCCACGTGCGGTTCCGGTTGCCGGCCACGGAACGCGCCGTCGAAGCGCACGCGCGCGTGGTCTGGAGCGACCGGCGCCGCGGCATGGGGCTGCGCTTCGAGCAGGTTCGGTCCGCGGATCAGGCGGCGATCGACGAGTTCGTGGACCGCCACGCCGTGGGCAACGAGCCGTGACCGCGCCGGGTGCGCCGGGCGGTTGACACCCATTCCGCCTGCTGATTACCATCTCCGTCTGGAGACTGGTCGAGATCCGTCCGGCCGCGTTCCGGCCACCAGAAGCGCCAGGAGCTCCTCCCGGCGAGTCCGATTTCAGGAGTTGCGTAGTGATTGAAGTGCAGCATGTCACGAAGCGCTACGGTCCGGTGGCTGCTGTCGACGACGTGAGCTTCCGGGTCGAAGCGGGGCAGATCCTCGGCTTCCTCGGCCCCAACGGCGCGGGGAAGACCACGACGATGCGCGTGCTGACCGGCTATCTGCCGCCGACCGAGGGCACCGCGACGATCGCCGGGTTCGACGTGCTCGAGGAGCCCATCGAGGTCAAGCGGCGTACCGGCTATCTGCCCGAGTCGCCGCCGCTCTACCCCGACATGACGGTGCGGGAGTACCTGACCTTCATCGCCCGGATCAACCGTCTGCCCGCAGCGGAACGCCCCTCGCGCATCGACCGGGTGATGGAGCGCACGAGCGTGGGCGACGTGGCCGACCGCCACTGCAGCAAGCTGTCGAAGGGCTACCGGCAGCGCGTGGGTCTGGCCCAGGCCATCCTGCACAACCCGGACGTGCTGATCCTGGACGAGCCGACAGCGGGTCTGGACCCGAAGCAGATCATCGAGACCCGCGAGCTGATCAAGGAGCTCGCCGGCGACCACACCATCATTCTGAGCACGCACATCCTGCCCGAGGTGGCGCAGACGTGCGAGCGGGTGGTGATCATCAACAAGGGCCGCGTGGTCGCCGAGGACTCGCCGGACAACCTCACCGGGAGGCTGCACGGGGCGGTCACCATCCAGCTTCAGGTCGACACCCTCGGCGCGGATCCGACCGATACGCTGCAGGCCGTGCCGGGAGTTGCTTCCGTGAACGTGGGCGAACCCGGAAGCGACGGCCGGACCGTCGAGGTGCAGAGCGCCCAGGACGTGGACGTTCGCCGGGACATCGCCAACGCGGTCGTCTCGAGCGGATGGGGCCTGCTGGAGATGCGCCGGGCGCGCCTCAGCCTCGAAGAGATATTCCTGCAGTTGACGACCGCGGAAGACGAAGCCGGCGAGGAAGCAGGCACGCCGGACGAACAGGCCGACGAGCCCGGCCCGGCCACGGAGAGCGCCGATGAGTAACATCCTCGCCATCGCCCACCGGGAGCTGCGCTCCTACTTCGTCTCGCCGATCGCCTATGTCGTGGTCGGCCTGTTCGCCCTGCTCTACGGCTACTTCTACGTCGCCAGCCTCGCCTTCATGGTGCAGTTCAGCTCGCAGGCCGGGATGTTCGGCGGCGGGCCGCAGACCGTCAACGTCAACGAGTTCATGATCCGGCCGCTCCTCTCGAACACCGCGATCATCCTGCTCTTCATCCTGCCGTTCCTGACCGCGCGCGCCTACGCCGAGGAGAAGCGCTCCGGCACCATCGAGCTGCTGCTGACGTCGCCGCTGAGCGACGTCGAGATCATCCTCGGCAAGTTCTTCGGGGCGTTCGCCCTGTTCCTTCTGATGCTGTCGGTCACCGCCGTGCACATGGGCATCCTGTTCTGGTACGGCGAGCCGGAGCTCGGCTCGATCCTGAGCGGCTACCTCGGGCTGGCGCTGATGGGCGGCTCGTTCATCGCCCTCGGACTGCTGGTGTCGAGCACGACGCGCAACCAGGTGGTGGCGGGCGTCGGCACGTTCTCGCTGCTGCTGCTGTTCTGGGTCCTGAGCTGGATGTCCGACTCCGCGGGACCGACGGCCGGCGCCATCCTTTCGTATCTGTCCATCCTGGAGCACTTCGACGACTTCTCGAAGGGAGTCATCGACACCGGGCACGTGACCTATTACCTCAGCTTCATCGTCTTCGGCCTGTTCCTGACGGCGAAGTCGGTCGACAGCGAAAGGTGGCGGGGATGAGCGCGATGGCGAACAGGATCCTGCAGGGACTCGGATGGACCGGCGTCGCGGTCGTGTTAGCGGCGCTGGTGGTCCGCTTCACGCTCCCGGATCGACAGGAGCTCTGGTGGTGGCTCGCGGTGGCGGGTCTGGTGATGGTCGCGGTGCATACGCTGAGCCAGTGGCGCGACATCCTCGCCTTCTTCAGCCGGCGGCAGGCGCGCGAGGGGGTGATGGCGACGTCCGGGGTGGCGCTGGCCCTCGGTATCCTCGTCGCCGCCAACTACATCCTCTCGCGGCAGAACGTCCGCTGGGATCTGACCGCGGCGCAGCAGTACTCGCTGTCCGATCAGACGCGGCGGGTCCTGGAGGAGCTCGACGCGCCGATCTCCGTGCTCGTCTTCGCGCGGGAGGCGGAGTTCCCGGGGTTCCGCGACCGGCTCGACGAGTACGCCTACGTCTCCTCGCAGGTGAACGTGGAGTACATCGACGTCGACCGGAGCCCGGTACGCGCACGCCAGTACGAGGTGCAGGCCTACGGCACCATCGTCTTCGATTACGAGGGCCGCATCGAGCGCACGACGTCCAACAGCGAGCAGGAGCTGACCAACGCGCTGATCAAGGCGGTGGAGGGCGAGGAGCGCACCGTCTATTTCGTGCAGGGCCACGGCGAGCGCGACCCCGAGGGCGACGATCGCGACGGCTACCGCGCGGTGCGCGACGCACTCGGACGCGACAACTTCCGGGTCGAGTCCGTGGTCCTGGCGCAGACCGGCGAGGTGCCGGCCGACGCCACGGTGATGGTGGTCGCGGGCCCGTCGACGGACCTGCTGCCGGCCGAGGCCGACCTGCTGCGCGACTACCTGGAGGGCGGCGGCAAGCTGCTGCTCATGCTGGACCCCCCCGACACGGAAGACGATCCGCCGCAGCCCAACCTGACCGCGCTGGCCGGCGAGTGGGGCATCGAGCTCGGGACGGACGTCGTGGTCGACGCCAGCGGCGTCGGCCAGTTGCTCGGGACGGACGCCTCCGTGCCGGTCGCGGCGACCTACCCCCCGCACGCCATCACCGACGGCTTCAACCTGTTGACGGCCTTTCCGCTCGCCCGCTCCGTCCGGCCGGCGACCGGCGGCGTGTCGGGCCGGACCGGCGTGGTCGTCGTCGAGACCGGCGCCCGGAGCTGGGCGGAGGCCGACCTGAGCCAGCTCGCGACCGGCGAGGTCACCCTGGACGAGGACGCGGGCGACGTGCCCGGTCCGGTGCCCATCGCCACGGTCGTATCGCAGACCATCGAAGAGCCCGAACCCGCGCCAGACGACGAGGACGCAGACGGGGCCGCCGACAGCAACGCCGGCGATACGGACGCGGACGACGACGAGCCCCCGCTGGAAGCGCGCCTCGCCGTCTTCGGCGACTCGGACTTCGCCTCGAACAGCGCGGTAGGGATTCAGGGCAACCGCGATCTGGCTCTCAATACCATCAACTGGCTGGCCCAGCAGGAGAACCTCATCGCCATCCGGCCGCGCGAGCCCGAGGATCGCCGGATCACGCTGACGGCCGACCAGCAGGCGCGCGTCTACTGGCTGTCTCTGCTGCTTCTGCCGGGGTTCATCGCCGGCGCCGGAATCTACACCTGGTGGGGCCGGCGGGGGTAACGGCCATGAGACGCTTGCGCTCGACGCTCGTGCTGCTGGCGCTCTTCCTCGCGATCGGCGGCTACGCCTGGTTCGTCGAACGCGAACGGCCGCCCGCGTCGGAGGCGGACGCCAACGAACAGGCGTTCGAAGTGGCGGCCGGCCGGATCACCGACCTCACGGTGCACGCGGCGAACGGCGACGTCACGGTGCTGACCCGCACGGAGAACGAGATCGACTGGGAGGTCACCGCACCCGTCGAAACGGAAGCGGACGACAACGCGGCGACCGCCATCGCAACCACCCTGGCCGCGCTCGAGATCCGGCGGGTGGTCGAGGACGCGGCCGCGGACCTGGCGCCGTTCGGACTGGCCGAGCCGCCCGTGCGCGTCACCTTCGCGACCCCCGACGGCGACCCGACCACGCTGTCCGTCGGAGACGAATCGCCGACCGGCGGAGAGCACTACGCGGCCGTCGGCAGCCGGGTCATGCTCGTCGCCGGCTTCGTCGAGTCGACGCTCAACCGCACGACGTTGGAGTTGCGCGACCGATCCATCCTGGAGTTCACCGGTCCCGACGTGACGAGTCTCGCCGTCGAGCAGGGCGACGACACGCTGCGCTTCGCGAAGGCGGACGGCGACTGGCGCGTCGTGGAACCTCTCGACGCACGGGCGGACTTCGGGCTGGTCGAAGCGATGGTCGGCCGGCTCGGCTCGGGCGAGATGGTCGCCATCGAGTCGGAGTCGGCGGCCGAAGGCGCGCTCGAGCCCTTCGGGCTCACCGCACCCCGACTCACCGCGACGGTCGAGGTGGGCGGCGAGAGCCACACCCTGCTGGTCGGCGACGAGAACCCGGAAACGACCGTCTACGCCCGTGACGCGGCGCGCGAGCTGGTCTTCACCATCGACGCCGCTCTGGTCGACGACCTGGCGCGCGGCGCGGACACCTATCGCCAGAAGGACCTGTTCGACTTCCGCCCGTTCAACGCGAACACGCTCACCGTGGTGCGCGGCGGGCGGACGATTCGGTTCGAGAAGGGGCCGGCCGCCGAGGACGAGACCGCGGAAGGCGAGGCGGGCGCCGCCGAGGAAGTATGGCGTCGGATCGAGCCGGAGCCGGCAGACGTCGAGCGTCCGGAGATGGACACCCTGCTGCGGGCGCTGTCGGATCTGCGCGCGGATTCCTTCGTGGAGAGCCGACAGGGAACCGGGCTCGACGCGCCGCTGGCCACGATCGCCGCGACGTTCGGCGACGACGGTGAGGAAGAGCGCGTGCTCATCGGCCGGTCCGGAGACGCGACCTACGGCGCGCACGGTGACGAGCCCGGCGCCGCCGTCGTCGACACCGCCGCCGTCGACGGCGCCCTCGAAGCGCTGGACGCGCTCGACCCCGGCGCCTCGACGGACTGACCCCCCTTCGCTGCGCACCGGGCGGCAATCGGAAACGGACTGCCCCTTCGCTGCGCACGGGCGGCAATCGGAGGTCGCAGCGCGACCCTGTGGTCGCGTTCGGCGACGATCGTCGGCCGGGATCCCGCCAAGGAACCCGTCGGACCTCGGTGTACCCGCAGCTTCGGCCGATAGATCAGTGCGAGGCTTCCGTCGACATGAGAACACTCCGGATCGCACCGATTCTGCTGGCCGTGCTGGTGACCGGCTGCGTGGCGCGCGCCGGCGCACCGGTCTCCCTTCCGGGCGCCACCTCCCCTGCCGACGTCGAGGACCGCTCGGCGGAGGCTGGGCCGGCGATCACCGCAGCGGCACGCCCGGCCGATTCCTCCGCCGCGGGGGACGCCGACCGGCGAGTGCCGGCTCCTCCCTCGGCTGCGAATCGTTCGCACGCACCCGAGGAGCCGGCTCCGGCCCATGGCGTGCACCGTCGGGGTGATCCCCGCCTCACCCGGCATCTCGATCGGCTGCTCGACGCGAGCGGGGTCGGACCGGCGATCTGGGGCATGGATGTCCGGGCGCTCGACAGGAACGAGCGCCTCTATGCCCGCGGTCCCGACGTGCTGCTGACGCCCGCCTCGACGATGAAGCTCGTGACCCTCGCGGCCACCGCGGAGCGGCTCGGCTGGGACGACCGCTTCGAGACCACGCTGCTCACCGCCGCCCCGATCCGCGATGGAACGCTGCAGGGCGACCTCGTGGTGCGCGGCGCCGGCGATCCGACGATCAACGCCTCGCGCACGCAGAACGTCTTCGCCGGCTGGGCCGACGAGTTGCGGAGCCTCGGCGTGCGCCGCATCGCAGGGCGCATCATCGGCGACGACGACGTCCTCGACGACGGCGCCCTCGAGACCCCCGGCTTCGGGAGCGGGTGGGCCTGGGACGACTTCGCGCGCGGGTTCGCGGCCCCGGCGGGAGCGCTGCAGCACCGCGGGAACGTGGTCGACGTGGTCGTCGAACCGGGCAGCGCCGCGGGCCGACCCGCGCGCGCACGTTTCCGACACCCTGGATCCGACCTGATCCTGCGCAATGAGGTCATCACCGTGCGCGCCGATCGGACGGCGGGCATCCGACTGCGGCGTTTGCCCGGGCGACCCTCGCTGGTGGTCGCCGGCCAGATCCCGGAGGGTTCCTCCCCGATCGTGCGAACCGCCGCGGTCGGCAACCCGACCCTCTTCTTCGTGCAGGCGTTCAAGAACACCCTGGAGCAGCACGGCATCGCCGTGGACGGCGAGGCGGTAGACGTCGACTCGCTCGCGGCGCGGGAGAGAGCGCCCGCCCTGCCGGGCCTGCGCGCACTCGTCCGTCACCGGTCGGAACCGCTCTCCGCGATCGGCGCCGACATGCTGAAGCAGAGCCGGAACCTCTACGCCGAGTCGCTGGTCCGCCACCTCGGTGTCGCCTCGGGCTCGACCGCCCGGGCGGGACGCTCGGTGGTCGGCGCGGTACTGAACGACTGGGGGATCGACGCGCGAGGCGCGGTGGTCGCGGACGGGTCGGGGCTGTCGCGCTACACCTACCTGACGGCGGGCACGCTGGTGGAGGTCCTGGCCAGGCTCTACCAGGACCCGGATCACCGCGCGCCCATCATGGCGGC of Acidobacteriota bacterium contains these proteins:
- a CDS encoding ABC transporter ATP-binding protein, producing MIEVQHVTKRYGPVAAVDDVSFRVEAGQILGFLGPNGAGKTTTMRVLTGYLPPTEGTATIAGFDVLEEPIEVKRRTGYLPESPPLYPDMTVREYLTFIARINRLPAAERPSRIDRVMERTSVGDVADRHCSKLSKGYRQRVGLAQAILHNPDVLILDEPTAGLDPKQIIETRELIKELAGDHTIILSTHILPEVAQTCERVVIINKGRVVAEDSPDNLTGRLHGAVTIQLQVDTLGADPTDTLQAVPGVASVNVGEPGSDGRTVEVQSAQDVDVRRDIANAVVSSGWGLLEMRRARLSLEEIFLQLTTAEDEAGEEAGTPDEQADEPGPATESADE
- a CDS encoding ABC transporter permease subunit — translated: MSNILAIAHRELRSYFVSPIAYVVVGLFALLYGYFYVASLAFMVQFSSQAGMFGGGPQTVNVNEFMIRPLLSNTAIILLFILPFLTARAYAEEKRSGTIELLLTSPLSDVEIILGKFFGAFALFLLMLSVTAVHMGILFWYGEPELGSILSGYLGLALMGGSFIALGLLVSSTTRNQVVAGVGTFSLLLLFWVLSWMSDSAGPTAGAILSYLSILEHFDDFSKGVIDTGHVTYYLSFIVFGLFLTAKSVDSERWRG
- a CDS encoding DUF4340 domain-containing protein, coding for MRRLRSTLVLLALFLAIGGYAWFVERERPPASEADANEQAFEVAAGRITDLTVHAANGDVTVLTRTENEIDWEVTAPVETEADDNAATAIATTLAALEIRRVVEDAAADLAPFGLAEPPVRVTFATPDGDPTTLSVGDESPTGGEHYAAVGSRVMLVAGFVESTLNRTTLELRDRSILEFTGPDVTSLAVEQGDDTLRFAKADGDWRVVEPLDARADFGLVEAMVGRLGSGEMVAIESESAAEGALEPFGLTAPRLTATVEVGGESHTLLVGDENPETTVYARDAARELVFTIDAALVDDLARGADTYRQKDLFDFRPFNANTLTVVRGGRTIRFEKGPAAEDETAEGEAGAAEEVWRRIEPEPADVERPEMDTLLRALSDLRADSFVESRQGTGLDAPLATIAATFGDDGEEERVLIGRSGDATYGAHGDEPGAAVVDTAAVDGALEALDALDPGASTD
- the dacB gene encoding D-alanyl-D-alanine carboxypeptidase/D-alanyl-D-alanine-endopeptidase; amino-acid sequence: MRTLRIAPILLAVLVTGCVARAGAPVSLPGATSPADVEDRSAEAGPAITAAARPADSSAAGDADRRVPAPPSAANRSHAPEEPAPAHGVHRRGDPRLTRHLDRLLDASGVGPAIWGMDVRALDRNERLYARGPDVLLTPASTMKLVTLAATAERLGWDDRFETTLLTAAPIRDGTLQGDLVVRGAGDPTINASRTQNVFAGWADELRSLGVRRIAGRIIGDDDVLDDGALETPGFGSGWAWDDFARGFAAPAGALQHRGNVVDVVVEPGSAAGRPARARFRHPGSDLILRNEVITVRADRTAGIRLRRLPGRPSLVVAGQIPEGSSPIVRTAAVGNPTLFFVQAFKNTLEQHGIAVDGEAVDVDSLAARERAPALPGLRALVRHRSEPLSAIGADMLKQSRNLYAESLVRHLGVASGSTARAGRSVVGAVLNDWGIDARGAVVADGSGLSRYTYLTAGTLVEVLARLYQDPDHRAPIMAALPVAGRNGTLRERLVGTAAEGIARAKTGSMSRVRALAGYVESASGEPLAFAILANNFSAPAADVTRVIDEAVAVLASFSRR